In Terriglobales bacterium, the following are encoded in one genomic region:
- a CDS encoding polysaccharide deacetylase family protein yields MLSELITGVAAAGAAAGVFAYGARAPQSQLFGPAFCGTPGRGKQLALTYDDGPNDPWTQKLLDVLDRHGVKATFFLIGRYVELRPEIAREVAARGHVVGNHTWSHPDLVFTSKATLESELKKTEAALTQAVGAHSRLFRPPFGARRPATLKTARALGLEPILWSVTCWDWSAKSPEAIVKKAARRIRGGDVILLHDGGHLAFGADRVHTVAATDELIRRYQGEGFEFVTVPEMRASPDS; encoded by the coding sequence GTGCTTTCCGAACTGATCACCGGAGTCGCAGCGGCGGGCGCCGCCGCGGGTGTGTTCGCCTACGGGGCGCGGGCGCCGCAGTCGCAGCTGTTCGGTCCGGCTTTCTGCGGGACGCCGGGAAGGGGGAAGCAGCTCGCGCTCACTTACGACGACGGCCCCAACGATCCGTGGACGCAGAAGCTGCTGGACGTGCTCGACCGCCATGGCGTGAAAGCGACGTTCTTCCTGATCGGGCGGTACGTGGAGCTGCGCCCGGAGATCGCGCGCGAGGTCGCGGCGCGCGGGCACGTGGTCGGCAACCACACCTGGTCGCACCCCGACCTGGTGTTCACCTCGAAAGCGACGCTCGAGTCGGAGCTGAAGAAGACGGAAGCCGCGCTCACGCAGGCCGTGGGCGCGCACTCGAGGTTGTTCCGGCCGCCGTTCGGCGCGCGGCGGCCAGCGACGCTGAAGACCGCGCGCGCGCTGGGCCTCGAGCCCATCCTGTGGTCGGTGACCTGTTGGGACTGGTCGGCGAAGAGCCCGGAGGCCATCGTGAAGAAGGCCGCGCGGCGGATCCGCGGCGGCGACGTCATCCTGCTGCACGATGGCGGGCATTTGGCGTTCGGGGCCGACCGAGTGCACACGGTGGCGGCGACGGATGAACTCATCCGGCGCTACCAGGGCGAGGGGTTCGAGTTCGTGACGGTGCCGGAGATGCGGGCGTCACCAGACTCTTAG
- the hemL gene encoding glutamate-1-semialdehyde 2,1-aminomutase, translating into MPRKTDLSRKLQERAERVIPGGVDSPVRAFRAVGGDPPWIVRGSGSHMWDADGNEYIDYVGSWGPLILGHCHPEVTRVIEAGARSGASFGASTPLELELAEAVLDAFPSCEKVRFVSSGTEATMSAIRLARGFTERKYLVKFEGCYHGHADSLLVKAGSGVATLGIAGSAGVLDELAQFTLALPYNSVTAVEQAFTRFKGQIACVIVEPVVGNMGCVPPAPGYLEALREITRRDGAVLIFDEVMTGFRVSYGGAQQLYRIKPDMTTLGKIIGGGLPVGAYGGRAEIMNTVAPLGPVYQAGTLSGNPLAMAAGLATLKHLKAHPELYTRLESLAGVLVEKVCAAAEEAGVKLMANRVRSMFTWFFQPGKVTDWDSAAKSDTAAFGKWHRAMLERGVYLPPSQFEAAFLSGAHTEDEVRLTVEAAREAFPSL; encoded by the coding sequence ATGCCCCGCAAGACCGACCTCTCCCGCAAGCTGCAAGAGCGCGCCGAGCGCGTGATCCCCGGCGGCGTCGATTCCCCGGTGCGCGCCTTCCGCGCCGTGGGCGGCGACCCGCCGTGGATCGTCCGCGGCTCCGGCTCGCACATGTGGGACGCCGACGGCAACGAGTACATCGACTACGTCGGCTCTTGGGGTCCGCTCATCCTCGGCCACTGCCATCCGGAAGTGACGCGCGTGATCGAGGCGGGCGCGCGCTCGGGCGCGAGCTTCGGCGCTTCCACCCCGCTCGAACTCGAGCTCGCCGAGGCGGTGCTCGACGCCTTCCCGTCGTGCGAAAAAGTCCGCTTCGTCTCGTCCGGCACCGAGGCGACGATGTCGGCCATCCGCCTGGCGCGCGGCTTCACCGAACGCAAATACCTGGTCAAGTTCGAAGGCTGCTACCACGGCCACGCCGATTCCCTGCTGGTCAAGGCCGGCTCCGGCGTGGCGACGCTCGGCATCGCCGGCTCCGCCGGCGTGCTCGACGAACTCGCGCAGTTCACCCTCGCGCTCCCCTACAACTCCGTCACCGCGGTCGAGCAGGCGTTCACGAGGTTCAAGGGGCAGATCGCGTGCGTCATCGTGGAGCCGGTGGTCGGCAACATGGGCTGCGTCCCGCCCGCGCCGGGGTACCTCGAAGCGCTGCGCGAGATCACGCGGCGCGACGGCGCGGTGCTCATCTTCGACGAGGTGATGACCGGCTTCCGCGTCTCCTACGGCGGCGCGCAGCAGCTCTACCGCATCAAGCCCGACATGACGACGCTCGGCAAGATCATCGGCGGCGGGCTGCCGGTGGGCGCCTACGGCGGCCGCGCCGAGATCATGAACACGGTCGCGCCCCTCGGCCCCGTCTACCAGGCGGGCACGCTCAGCGGCAACCCGCTCGCCATGGCCGCCGGCCTCGCGACCCTGAAGCACCTGAAGGCGCACCCCGAGCTTTACACGCGCCTGGAATCGCTCGCCGGCGTGCTGGTCGAGAAGGTCTGCGCCGCGGCAGAAGAAGCGGGCGTGAAGCTGATGGCCAACCGCGTCCGCTCGATGTTCACCTGGTTCTTCCAGCCGGGGAAAGTCACGGACTGGGATTCGGCGGCGAAGTCCGACACCGCCGCCTTCGGCAAGTGGCATCGCGCGATGCTGGAGCGCGGCGTCTACCTGCCGCCCTCGCAATTCGAGGCGGCGTTCCTCTCCGGCGCGCACACCGAAGACGAGGTGCGGCTCACGGTAGAAGCGGCGCGGGAAGCGTTTCCTTCCCTATGA
- the mfd gene encoding transcription-repair coupling factor: MVQPFVRELFVDVEKSDALKRAIPPLKGRAGRIRVAGLTPTAKALHLPLLRRAGQKPLLVVVRNNKAAEALLPVVRAFCELTGAAEPEAAIALPAYDVLPFENQSPHPEIQEERAATLWKIATGAAEIVLAPLESALMRMRPAEAYAALARTLRKGESVDSDLLVEHLNLVGYVKVDVVEMPGQYAVRGGILDVYSPEMDRPVRAEFFGDELESLRKFDPASQRSQNPLDEAVLLPLTETAVSEATLAAIHARLSGGRITGAQATVEEAVVATGVSVFPGWELYAPVAGAPATLLDLLPEAVVFVDEPSEVTAEIDVFWEKLERAHEQSGVGNLVKPEELFLSAEEWQAALAQRAGGALEHLGIETGDTETITLQSQPTPRFHGAVPALVEEVQRLTADGRRVLFCAGSTGEMERLADIFTEYNVPFRMGMRTGTAGGETFLDEAAYFTEDVFATVLVRAYVPDGVQLPEAKLTVFGSRDLFDESEAAAARPLKQKSKTAAFMSDFRDLAVGDYVVHVEHGIGQYVGLREIDQEGAKAEFMVLEYAEGAKLYVPLTRLDLIQKYRSAEGAKPALSRLGTAAWQKTKARVKKAMKDMADELLKLYAARKTAQGHAFPADTEWQKEFEDAFEFAETEDQDLAIADIKRDMQSPQPMDRLLCGDVGYGKTEVAMRAAFKAVSDGKQVAVLAPTTILAFQHYETFQDRFKQFPLTVEMISRFRSPKQQKEIVERVAQGKVDVLIGTHRLLSKDIVFQDLGLLIVDEEQRFGVRHKERLKQMRKEVDVLTMSATPIPRTLHMAVVGLRDMSVIETPPRDRIAIQTVVAAFDEKLIKNAIEQELDRGGQVYFVHNRVDSIYEIAEKIRELAPKARILVGHGQMSEHELEKVMYAFVRHQADVLIATTIIENGLDIPLCNTILINRADRHGLSELYQLRGRVGRSNRRAYAYLLVPPEQELTAIARRRLAALKEFSDLGAGFKIAALDLELRGAGNLLGGEQSGHIDAVGFELYTSMLERTIRELKGEVSEEAAETQLNLGLNIRIPPEYIAEENQRLRMYKRVAAVETAQQLGDVRDELADRYGEMPAAVRNLLAYAELKLAAERVGVAGIDRRRDVVNVKFTEKANIDADKLAHFVAQERGAQFTPAGILKFQLKSTRPEDVLTRLKELLSDLAAEEVRVA; the protein is encoded by the coding sequence ATGGTCCAGCCATTCGTCCGCGAACTGTTCGTGGACGTGGAAAAGTCTGACGCCCTCAAGCGTGCGATACCCCCTCTGAAGGGTCGCGCGGGGCGGATACGTGTCGCTGGACTCACCCCGACTGCCAAAGCCCTGCATCTTCCGCTGCTGCGGCGCGCGGGGCAGAAGCCGCTGCTGGTCGTCGTCCGGAACAACAAGGCGGCGGAGGCGCTGCTGCCGGTAGTGCGCGCGTTCTGCGAGCTGACCGGCGCGGCGGAGCCGGAGGCCGCCATCGCGCTGCCGGCCTACGACGTGCTGCCGTTCGAGAACCAGTCGCCGCATCCCGAGATCCAGGAAGAGCGCGCGGCGACGCTGTGGAAGATCGCCACGGGGGCGGCGGAGATCGTGCTTGCGCCGCTGGAGTCGGCGCTCATGCGGATGCGGCCGGCGGAGGCTTACGCGGCGCTGGCGCGCACGCTGCGCAAAGGCGAGAGCGTCGACAGCGACCTCCTGGTCGAGCACCTGAACCTGGTCGGCTACGTGAAGGTGGACGTGGTCGAGATGCCGGGGCAGTACGCCGTGCGCGGCGGCATCCTGGACGTGTACTCGCCCGAGATGGATCGGCCGGTGCGCGCGGAGTTCTTCGGCGACGAGCTCGAGTCGCTGCGGAAGTTCGATCCGGCGTCGCAGCGCTCGCAGAACCCGCTGGACGAGGCGGTGCTGCTGCCGCTGACCGAGACCGCCGTGAGCGAAGCGACGCTGGCCGCCATCCACGCGCGCCTCTCGGGCGGGCGCATCACGGGCGCGCAGGCCACGGTGGAAGAGGCCGTGGTCGCGACCGGCGTGAGCGTCTTTCCCGGCTGGGAGCTGTACGCGCCGGTCGCGGGCGCTCCGGCGACGCTGCTCGACCTGCTGCCGGAAGCGGTCGTCTTCGTGGACGAGCCAAGCGAAGTGACTGCCGAGATCGACGTCTTCTGGGAGAAACTGGAGCGCGCGCACGAGCAGTCGGGCGTCGGGAACCTGGTGAAGCCGGAGGAGCTGTTTCTCTCCGCCGAGGAGTGGCAGGCCGCGCTCGCGCAGCGCGCCGGCGGGGCGCTGGAACATCTCGGTATCGAGACCGGCGACACCGAGACCATCACGCTGCAATCGCAGCCCACGCCGCGCTTTCATGGCGCCGTGCCGGCGCTGGTGGAAGAGGTGCAGCGGCTGACGGCGGACGGGCGCCGCGTGCTGTTCTGCGCCGGCTCCACCGGCGAGATGGAGCGGCTGGCCGACATCTTCACCGAATACAACGTGCCGTTCCGCATGGGGATGCGCACCGGCACCGCCGGCGGCGAGACTTTCCTCGACGAAGCCGCGTACTTCACCGAAGACGTGTTCGCGACGGTGCTGGTGCGCGCGTATGTGCCCGACGGCGTCCAGCTGCCCGAAGCGAAGCTCACCGTGTTCGGGTCGCGCGACCTGTTCGACGAATCGGAAGCTGCCGCCGCGCGGCCGCTGAAGCAGAAGTCGAAGACCGCGGCGTTCATGTCGGACTTTCGCGACCTCGCCGTCGGCGACTACGTGGTGCACGTGGAGCACGGCATCGGCCAGTACGTGGGGCTGCGCGAGATCGACCAGGAGGGCGCGAAGGCCGAGTTCATGGTGCTGGAGTACGCCGAGGGCGCGAAGCTCTACGTGCCGCTCACGCGCCTCGACCTGATCCAGAAATATCGCTCGGCGGAGGGCGCGAAGCCGGCGCTGAGCCGCCTGGGCACGGCGGCGTGGCAGAAGACCAAGGCGCGCGTGAAGAAGGCCATGAAAGACATGGCCGACGAGCTGCTGAAGCTCTACGCCGCGCGCAAGACCGCGCAAGGCCACGCCTTCCCCGCCGACACCGAGTGGCAGAAGGAATTCGAGGACGCGTTCGAGTTCGCCGAGACCGAGGACCAGGACCTGGCCATCGCCGACATCAAGCGCGACATGCAGTCGCCGCAGCCCATGGACCGCCTGCTGTGCGGCGACGTGGGGTACGGCAAGACCGAGGTCGCGATGCGCGCGGCCTTCAAGGCGGTGAGCGACGGCAAGCAGGTCGCGGTGCTCGCGCCCACCACCATCCTCGCCTTCCAGCACTACGAGACGTTCCAAGACCGCTTCAAGCAGTTCCCGCTGACGGTCGAGATGATCTCGCGCTTCCGCTCGCCCAAGCAGCAGAAGGAGATCGTGGAGCGCGTGGCGCAGGGCAAGGTCGACGTGCTCATCGGCACGCACCGCCTGCTCTCGAAGGACATCGTGTTCCAGGACCTCGGGCTGCTGATCGTGGACGAGGAGCAGCGCTTCGGCGTCCGGCACAAAGAGCGGCTGAAGCAGATGCGCAAGGAGGTGGACGTGCTGACGATGAGCGCGACGCCCATCCCGCGCACGCTGCACATGGCGGTGGTCGGGCTCCGGGACATGAGCGTGATCGAGACGCCGCCGCGGGACCGCATCGCCATCCAGACGGTCGTGGCTGCGTTCGACGAGAAGCTGATCAAGAATGCCATCGAGCAGGAGCTCGACCGCGGCGGCCAGGTCTACTTCGTCCACAACCGCGTGGATTCCATCTACGAGATCGCAGAGAAGATCCGCGAGCTGGCGCCGAAGGCGCGCATCCTCGTCGGGCACGGACAGATGAGCGAGCACGAACTGGAGAAGGTGATGTATGCGTTCGTGCGCCACCAGGCCGACGTGCTGATCGCCACCACCATCATCGAGAACGGGCTCGACATCCCCCTGTGCAACACCATCCTCATCAACCGCGCCGACCGGCACGGGCTCTCGGAGCTCTACCAGCTGCGCGGGCGCGTGGGGCGCTCGAACCGCCGCGCGTATGCGTATTTGCTGGTGCCGCCGGAGCAGGAGCTGACCGCCATCGCGCGCCGCCGGCTGGCCGCGCTCAAGGAATTCTCGGACCTCGGCGCCGGCTTCAAGATCGCCGCGCTCGACCTGGAGCTAAGAGGCGCCGGGAACCTGCTGGGCGGAGAGCAGAGCGGGCACATCGACGCCGTCGGCTTCGAGCTCTACACCTCGATGCTGGAGCGCACCATCCGCGAGCTGAAGGGCGAGGTGAGCGAGGAAGCGGCCGAGACGCAGCTGAACCTCGGCCTCAACATCCGCATCCCGCCGGAGTACATCGCGGAGGAGAACCAGCGGCTGCGGATGTACAAGCGCGTGGCGGCGGTCGAGACCGCGCAGCAGCTCGGCGACGTGCGCGACGAGCTCGCCGACCGCTACGGCGAGATGCCGGCCGCGGTCCGCAACCTGCTAGCCTACGCCGAGCTGAAGCTCGCGGCCGAGCGCGTGGGCGTGGCCGGCATCGACCGCCGGCGCGACGTCGTGAACGTGAAGTTCACCGAGAAGGCGAACATCGACGCCGACAAGCTCGCGCACTTCGTGGCGCAGGAGCGCGGCGCGCAGTTCACGCCGGCAGGGATCCTGAAATTCCAGCTCAAATCGACGCGGCCCGAAGATGTGCTCACGCGGCTGAAAGAGTTGCTGAGCGACCTGGCTGCGGAAGAAGTCAGGGTCGCCTGA
- a CDS encoding four helix bundle protein: MDPAELKQRTRKFAVRVFKMADALPRSAASQVIARQVLRSSSSVAANYRSACRARSHAEFIARLGVAEDEADETVFWLEMIIEAGLLPAAKLVKLMDEARQLTAILVASRKTSKRREDRQSAIGDRQ, encoded by the coding sequence ATGGATCCAGCCGAGTTGAAGCAAAGAACCAGGAAGTTTGCCGTGCGGGTGTTCAAGATGGCCGATGCGCTTCCGCGCTCCGCCGCATCGCAGGTGATTGCTCGACAAGTGCTCCGATCGAGCAGTTCGGTGGCCGCGAACTATCGCTCGGCATGTCGCGCGCGTTCGCACGCAGAGTTCATCGCGCGCCTCGGCGTCGCCGAAGACGAAGCCGATGAGACCGTATTCTGGCTGGAGATGATCATTGAGGCCGGATTGCTGCCTGCGGCCAAGCTCGTCAAGCTGATGGACGAAGCTCGCCAACTCACGGCCATTCTGGTCGCATCTCGTAAGACTTCCAAGCGCCGTGAAGATCGGCAATCGGCGATTGGCGATCGGCAATGA
- the galU gene encoding UTP--glucose-1-phosphate uridylyltransferase GalU encodes MKKIRKAVFPAAGLGTRFLPATKAQPKEMLPLVDKPIIQYGVEEALAAGCDQIIIVTGRGKSAIEDHFDVSYELEKMLEERGKHDLLTIVRQISDMIHVAYVRQKEAMGLGHAVLMARELVGDEPFAVLLADDVIDARTPCLKQMAEVYEQTGSAVIATQQVDGPGISAYGVLDAQPVPGKFGGRLYEIRDLVEKPKPQDAPSNLAVIGRYILTPDVFEYLEKTPLGAGGELQLTDGLRGLAKKGKLLGYRFEGVRHDTGDKLGFLKATVEFALKRPDLGDGLREYLKNLKL; translated from the coding sequence ATGAAGAAGATTCGCAAGGCGGTGTTTCCGGCGGCCGGTCTGGGCACGCGCTTTCTCCCCGCGACGAAAGCGCAGCCGAAAGAGATGCTGCCGCTGGTCGACAAGCCCATCATCCAGTACGGCGTGGAAGAAGCGCTGGCGGCGGGCTGCGACCAGATCATCATCGTCACCGGGCGCGGCAAGTCGGCCATCGAAGACCACTTCGACGTCAGCTACGAGCTGGAGAAGATGCTGGAGGAGCGCGGCAAGCACGACCTGCTGACCATCGTGCGGCAGATCAGCGACATGATCCACGTCGCGTACGTGCGCCAGAAGGAAGCCATGGGGCTCGGCCACGCGGTGCTGATGGCGCGCGAACTGGTGGGCGACGAGCCCTTCGCCGTGCTGCTCGCCGACGACGTGATCGACGCGCGCACGCCCTGCCTCAAGCAGATGGCCGAGGTCTACGAGCAGACCGGCTCGGCCGTCATCGCGACACAGCAGGTGGATGGGCCGGGCATCTCGGCGTACGGCGTGCTCGACGCGCAACCGGTGCCGGGGAAGTTCGGCGGGCGGCTGTACGAGATCAGGGACCTGGTCGAGAAACCCAAGCCGCAGGATGCGCCGTCGAACCTGGCCGTCATCGGGCGGTACATCCTGACGCCCGACGTCTTCGAATATCTCGAGAAGACGCCGCTGGGCGCCGGCGGCGAGCTGCAGCTCACCGACGGCCTGCGTGGGCTGGCGAAAAAGGGGAAGCTGCTGGGCTATCGCTTCGAGGGCGTGCGGCACGATACCGGCGACAAGCTCGGCTTCCTGAAAGCGACGGTGGAGTTCGCGCTCAAGCGGCCGGACCTGGGTGACGGGCTGCGGGAGTACCTGAAGAACCTCAAGCTGTAA
- a CDS encoding DinB family protein, with translation MSEPGLSFRELLDYTDAESRRWKEYFQKNPAAFELATDVRGAKNVRELVAHIFIAELIFGCAALGEPRPDLEQLPQSTVDEVFAIGEAARKKMRDFIAQAGEKELAEQAPFGPAGQVSKRKMLGQALTHGMRHWAQLATDLRRAGYPTDWMHDWIMSPAVR, from the coding sequence ATGAGCGAGCCCGGCCTCAGCTTCCGCGAGCTGCTCGACTACACCGACGCCGAGTCGCGCCGCTGGAAGGAATACTTCCAGAAGAACCCCGCGGCGTTCGAGCTCGCCACCGATGTCCGCGGCGCGAAGAACGTGCGCGAACTGGTCGCGCACATCTTCATCGCCGAGCTTATCTTCGGCTGCGCGGCGCTGGGCGAGCCGCGCCCGGATCTCGAGCAGCTGCCGCAGTCGACCGTGGACGAGGTCTTCGCCATCGGCGAAGCCGCGCGCAAGAAGATGCGTGACTTCATCGCGCAAGCGGGCGAGAAGGAACTCGCGGAACAGGCGCCCTTCGGTCCCGCCGGCCAGGTCAGCAAGCGCAAGATGCTGGGGCAGGCGCTGACGCACGGCATGCGCCACTGGGCGCAGCTCGCCACCGACCTCCGCCGCGCCGGCTACCCCACCGACTGGATGCACGATTGGATCATGAGCCCCGCGGTCCGATAG
- the purE gene encoding 5-(carboxyamino)imidazole ribonucleotide mutase encodes MSDKPQVAIVMGSDSDLEIMNEAAKALEGFGIAYEIDVTSAHRAPRKTGDFARSAAGRGIKVIIAGAGGAAHLAGVIAAESTLPVIGVPIPSVLNGLDSLLSTVQMPAGIPVATVAIGKAGATNAGILAAQIIALGDQAIAEKMKAHKEKLAKGVEEKSAKLKAARGK; translated from the coding sequence ATGTCAGATAAGCCGCAAGTAGCGATTGTGATGGGCAGCGACTCCGACCTGGAGATCATGAACGAGGCCGCCAAGGCCCTCGAGGGCTTCGGCATCGCGTACGAGATCGACGTGACCTCGGCGCACCGCGCGCCGCGCAAGACGGGCGACTTCGCGCGCTCGGCCGCCGGCCGCGGCATCAAGGTCATCATCGCGGGCGCGGGCGGCGCCGCCCACCTCGCCGGCGTCATCGCCGCCGAGAGCACCCTGCCGGTCATCGGCGTGCCTATCCCGAGCGTCCTGAACGGCCTCGATTCGCTGCTCTCGACCGTGCAGATGCCCGCCGGCATCCCGGTCGCGACCGTCGCCATCGGCAAGGCGGGCGCCACCAACGCCGGCATCCTGGCCGCGCAGATCATCGCGCTCGGCGACCAGGCCATCGCCGAGAAGATGAAGGCGCACAAGGAGAAGCTGGCCAAGGGCGTGGAGGAGAAATCCGCCAAGCTCAAGGCCGCGCGCGGAAAATGA
- the purD gene encoding phosphoribosylamine--glycine ligase → MKVLVIGGGGREHALAWAIRKSPRVEQVWCAPGNAGIAQDAECVPLDVASVDAALALAQQLQPDLTVVGPEVPLTAGVVDAFLARGLRIFGPTRAAAQLESSKSFAKEFMRRHNIPTAHYAVIPDEKELKDALAHFSAPIVVKADGLAAGKGVVIAQTKDEAAATAREMLSGKLLGAAGARVVLEEFLEGEELSFLVMSDGERVAPLVAAQDHKRVGDGDTGPNTGGMGAYSTDSLLEPAMRDWLIHHVAQPVVSGMKAEGAEYRGILYCGLMMTPRGPMVLEFNCRFGDPETQPILMRLESDLVDAFEASVDGRVSDGDFKWSPDATCCVVLASGGYPGDFAKGKVITGLDAAAQVAGAMVFHAGTARNAAGDVVTAGGRVLGVTARGASLEQAVARAYEASALIKFDGMHYRKDIAARMLQPAAKK, encoded by the coding sequence GTGAAGGTGCTGGTCATCGGCGGAGGCGGCCGCGAACACGCGCTGGCGTGGGCGATCCGCAAGTCTCCGCGCGTCGAGCAGGTATGGTGCGCGCCCGGCAACGCCGGCATCGCGCAGGACGCCGAATGCGTGCCGCTCGACGTGGCGAGCGTGGACGCGGCGCTGGCGCTCGCGCAGCAGCTCCAGCCGGACCTCACCGTGGTCGGCCCGGAGGTGCCGCTGACCGCCGGCGTGGTCGACGCCTTCCTCGCGCGCGGCTTGCGCATCTTTGGACCCACGCGCGCCGCCGCGCAGCTCGAATCGTCGAAGAGCTTCGCCAAGGAGTTCATGCGGCGGCACAACATCCCGACCGCCCACTACGCGGTCATCCCGGACGAGAAGGAGCTGAAGGACGCGCTGGCGCACTTCTCCGCGCCCATCGTGGTGAAGGCCGACGGCCTGGCGGCCGGCAAGGGCGTGGTCATCGCGCAGACCAAGGACGAGGCCGCCGCCACCGCGCGCGAGATGCTCTCCGGAAAGCTGCTCGGCGCCGCCGGCGCGCGCGTCGTGCTGGAAGAGTTTCTCGAGGGCGAGGAGCTTTCCTTCCTGGTGATGAGCGACGGCGAGCGCGTGGCGCCGCTGGTCGCCGCGCAGGACCACAAGCGCGTCGGCGACGGCGATACCGGCCCCAACACCGGCGGCATGGGCGCCTACTCCACCGATTCCCTGCTCGAGCCCGCGATGCGCGACTGGCTCATCCACCACGTCGCGCAACCGGTGGTCAGCGGCATGAAGGCGGAAGGCGCGGAGTATCGCGGCATCCTTTATTGCGGCCTGATGATGACGCCGCGCGGCCCGATGGTGCTGGAGTTCAATTGCCGCTTCGGCGACCCCGAGACGCAGCCCATCCTGATGCGGCTGGAGTCCGATCTCGTCGACGCCTTCGAGGCCTCGGTCGACGGCCGCGTCTCCGACGGCGACTTCAAGTGGTCGCCGGACGCGACCTGCTGCGTCGTGCTCGCCTCCGGCGGATACCCCGGCGACTTCGCCAAGGGCAAGGTCATCACCGGGCTCGACGCCGCCGCTCAGGTCGCAGGCGCCATGGTCTTCCACGCCGGGACCGCGAGGAACGCTGCCGGCGACGTGGTCACCGCCGGCGGACGCGTCCTGGGCGTCACCGCGCGCGGCGCCTCGCTCGAGCAGGCCGTCGCGCGGGCCTACGAAGCCTCCGCGCTCATCAAGTTCGACGGCATGCATTATCGAAAAGACATTGCGGCGCGAATGTTGCAACCGGCCGCGAAGAAATGA
- a CDS encoding metal-dependent transcriptional regulator, translating to MPRITISKEDYLKAIMEAESEGLSVISATLAHWLSVSPPAVTMALRRLKKDGLVSVARDGRVQLTAQGRRIAQGTIRRHHLIERMLSEIFGMEWFKVHDEAERLEHAVSAAFEQKLAEKLGPGGLCPHGNLTVPESAPARRKRGLIPLAEAEAGRTYRIGSVYERDRKLLEFLEHRKLRPGSRLRVVATNYDQTVTVATDSGQVSVGKPVAEKVWVAGPAENGARTRR from the coding sequence GTGCCGCGTATCACCATCTCGAAAGAGGACTACCTCAAGGCGATCATGGAAGCCGAGAGCGAAGGGCTGAGCGTGATCTCGGCGACGCTGGCGCACTGGCTGAGCGTCTCGCCGCCGGCGGTGACGATGGCGCTGCGCCGCCTGAAGAAAGACGGCCTGGTCTCGGTGGCGCGCGACGGCCGGGTGCAGCTCACCGCGCAGGGGCGCCGCATCGCGCAAGGGACCATCCGGCGGCACCACCTCATCGAGCGCATGCTCTCGGAGATCTTCGGGATGGAGTGGTTCAAGGTGCACGACGAAGCCGAGCGGCTGGAGCACGCCGTCTCGGCGGCCTTCGAGCAGAAGCTGGCGGAAAAGCTTGGGCCGGGAGGCCTGTGCCCGCACGGCAACCTGACGGTGCCGGAAAGCGCGCCCGCGCGGCGCAAGCGCGGGCTCATCCCGCTGGCGGAGGCGGAAGCGGGCCGCACCTACCGCATCGGGAGCGTGTACGAGCGCGACCGCAAGCTGCTGGAGTTCCTGGAGCACCGCAAGCTGCGGCCGGGCAGCCGGCTGCGCGTGGTGGCCACCAACTACGACCAGACGGTCACGGTGGCGACCGACTCGGGGCAGGTCTCGGTGGGCAAGCCGGTGGCGGAGAAGGTGTGGGTGGCCGGCCCGGCGGAGAACGGCGCCCGCACGCGCCGCTAG